In the genome of Amaranthus tricolor cultivar Red isolate AtriRed21 chromosome 15, ASM2621246v1, whole genome shotgun sequence, one region contains:
- the LOC130800723 gene encoding uncharacterized protein LOC130800723, translated as MSYKNRLQEFTQRSNIPYPIYHTTNVEGVQHLPQYRCSVEVDGETYTTIRTCLNKKAAEQEAAKLALEGISKKIKDSVSKKTNEGGFPPIYQDKVFCKSILHEYAVKMNLDWPKYDTVRLEGPIPVFVSTAYFNGVKYAGGPSVNKKEAEQLAARAVILSILVGSGAEMLLSEIVKSKAKLFSQVHEHLHANVDTGISSLQPNLETAVHISASEGEREGTTETGGVINGVVAFPLLEQSVSKNDVSEGAAQTGNVIIMSEVPKGNSDAQSMDEFGKPVVESFSQGTDQAGNDTVCVVSEVEGQAHVLPGQEFGKPVQETYSAAVPLPVVTLSCTDENSLNASACGVKKKNRKRKRSRKQAKTNSETQVCELPLSQETPCSVV; from the exons ATGTCGTACAAGAATCGGTTGCAGGAGTTCACGCAAAGATCAAATATTCCGTATCCCATCTATCATACTACCAATGTGGAAGGAGTACAACATTTGCCACAATATAGGTGTTCTGTTGAGGTTGATGGAGAGACATATACAACTATAAGGACATGTTTAAATAAAAAGGCAGCTGAGCAGGAGGCTGCAAAACTTGCTTTGGAAGGTATCtctaagaaaataaaagatTCCGTATCCAAGAAGACAAATGAAGGAGGCTTTCCTCCCATTTATCAG GACAAAGTATTTTGCAAGTCCATCCTACATGAATATGCTGTAAAGATGAACCTAGATTGGCCCAAGTATGATACTGTTAGGTTGGAGGGGCCTATCCCAGTTTTCGTGTCTACCGCATATTTTAATGGTGTGAAATATGCTGGTGGACCTAGTGTAAACAAGAAAGAGGCTGAGCAGTTAGCAGCACGTGCTGTTATCTTATCCATTTTGG TTGGATCTGGAGCAGAAATGCTTCTATCAGAAATTGTCAAATCCAAAGCTAAATTATTTTCCCAAGTGCATGAACACCTCCATGCAAACGTGGATACTGGTATCTCTTCTTTGCAGCCAAATTTGGAAACTGCCGTTCACATTTCTGCAAGCGAAGGAGAGAGGGAAGGTACAACTGAAACTGGTGGTGTGATTAATGGTGTTGTGGCATTTCCCCTTTTGGAGCAGTCTGTGAGCAAAAATGATGTTTCGGAAGGTGCTGCTCAAACGGGTAATGTGATTATTATGTCTGAGGTTCCCAAGGGAAATTCCGATGCCCAATCCATGGATGAATTCGGAAAGCCAGTGGTAGAGTCATTTTCACAAGGTACTGACCAAGCTGGAAATGATACTGTATGTGTTGTGTCTGAGGTTGAGGGACAGGCTCATGTTCTACCCGGGCAGGAATTTGGAAAGCCAGTACAAGAGACATATTCTGCAGCAGTTCCTCTTCCAGTTGTCACATTGTCATGTACAGATGAAAATTCTTTGAATGCATCAGCTTGTGGAGTGAAAAAGAAGAATAGAAAGAGGAAAAGGTCCAGGAAGCAAGCAAAGACTAATTCGGA GACACAGGTTTGTGAGTTGCCTCTCAGTCAAGAGACGCCATGTTCTGTAGTCTAA
- the LOC130800724 gene encoding putative disease resistance protein RGA3 isoform X1: MVDSILYGLSEEALKKLGGSALNEIASAWGFKAELDKLHDTITTVKNVLLDAEKRQADELDVRGWIERLTLVVYAADDLFDELNTIASRRQLMGENSISRKVRAFFSHSNHIALALKVSRKIRKIREKLDAIDKDGKQLKLVQSLPLGRKSMKKREQSYSFVDAQQVIGRDADKNAILDLLLASSSNIDPQNEVLPVPVISIVGIGGQGKTTLAQLVYNDPKVEKSFNLRLWVCISEVLDFKGVLEKILRSATKAETPKLDIEQLQAMLREAISGKKYFLVMDDVWDDKREKWLKLRDLLKMGGEGSKILVTTRSKEVARIMDSLAIYELQGLTNEKSWELFVNMAFEPGQAQQKPRLVKLGKEIVKRCANVPLAIRTLGSLLYGKEEKKWSSLMNTSLAKLSDGNQEVNDILSILKLSYNDLWSPLKNCFAYCALFPKDYEFNKEMLKQLWMAEGFIVADYEGNQSLEDVAEDYFQILLQRCFFQDIKTEELGAIIGCKMHDLMHDLARSVAGAKCKVASLEETRFDVKIIHLSYACRLTSSWKIQDSMRNMQLLRTFLMPEHKFDGSLFGELMCKQLISSFSCLRVLDLHSLWLKTLPDSVGNLIHLRYLNLSKTPIQELPNSITKLLNLQTLNLYRCRNLGALPTGIRKLVNLRSLDVGDWDINLLQMPSGIGKLTLLQKLPLFRTDYEVSNRAKLSELKQLNNLRGELHIIICGNMGNPSFEANEANLISKQGLDKLEISFTFSEDDEVLMEGLKPHSNLRKWVIRFYRGKNFPSWATMDNLSISLPNLVCIYLEHGESSEVPVLSQLCFLKYLYVNHYSNVEYMENNDMINQFSSSPSMPTYTETIFFPSLQELHLSWMDSLKGWWKEDVEAVVRNDDAKEASYLQQGNEMSMLSFSKLSKLSIYRCPKLKTLPLCPNVEELNVSDIDESLLEIILKIATTRSNSSSQTTSRLKKLTLSNAEKLMSLPMHCLHQLSSLTIEHDPHLKSTDTLVEVFARLSSSLRYLKFRFCTKLRSISKGLGHLTALETLNLESCFELDLSPNQQEANEEDEDDMPWKAFKTNLRSLKLFRLPKLVDFPSGFRHLTNLRSLEITYNVNLRELPEWISCVSSLINMKLYGCPELTCLPDGFRNLTNLNRLMIGKCSPILTERCKGPNGSDWLKIQHIPFLIIDNQDGVSSSEIYSLED; the protein is encoded by the coding sequence ATGGTTGATTCTATACTTTATGGGTTATCTGAAGAAGCTTTGAAGAAACTGGGAGGTAGCGCACTGAATGAGATTGCCTCCGCTTGGGGCTTCAAAGCTGAGCTTGATAAGCTCCACGACACCATCACAACAGTGAAAAATGTGTTGTTGGATGCTGAGAAAAGGCAAGCTGATGAACTTGATGTTCGTGGTTGGATTGAAAGGCTTACCTTAGTTGTCTATGCTGCTGACGACTTGTTCGATGAGCTCAACACTATTGCATCTCGCAGACAACTCATGGGTGAAAACTCAATATCCAGGAAGGTACGGGCTTTCTTCTCCCATTCCAATCATATTGCTTTGGCCTTAAAAGTTTCCAGAAAAATTAGGAAGATTAGGGAAAAATTGGATGCCATAGACAAAGATGGTAAACAATTGAAACTTGTGCAATCTCTTCCTTTGGGTAGGAAATCAATGAAGAAGAGAGAACAAAgttattcatttgttgatgCCCAACAAGTTATTGGTAGAGATGCTGATAAGAATGCCATCTTAGATTTACTCTTAGCCTCTAGTTCCAATATAGACCCTCAAAATGAAGTGCTCCCTGTCCCTGTTATCTCAATTGTTGGAATTGGAGGCCAAGGCAAGACCACTTTAGCTCAACTTGTTTACAATGACCCTAAGGTTGAGAAATCTTTTAATTTGAGGTTATGGGTGTGTATTTCGGAAGTCCTTGATTTTAAGGGAGTTTTGGAAAAGATCCTCAGATCCGCAACCAAAGCTGAAACTCCAAAATTAGATATAGAGCAGTTACAAGCTATGTTGCGAGAGGCGATTAGTGGTAAGAAATACTTTCTTGTTATGGACGACGTTTGGGATGACAAGCGTGAGAAATGGCTCAAGTTGAGGGATTTATTGAAGATGGGTGGAGAAGGGAGTAAGATATTGGTGACTACTCGATCCAAGGAGGTGGCTAGAATAATGGACTCTCTTGCTATATACGAGTTACAGGGCCTAACAAATGAGAAATCCTGGGAGTTATTTGTTAACATGGCATTTGAACCTGGACAAGCTCAACAGAAGCCACGTCTTGTCAAGCTAGGGAAGGAAATTGTAAAGAGGTGTGCAAATGTTCCTTTAGCTATAAGAACTTTGGGGAGTCTTCTTTATGGCAAGGAGGAAAAGAAGTGGTCATCATTGATGAACACGAGTCTTGCGAAATTATCTGATGGGAACCAAGAAGTCAATGATATTTTAAGCATACTCAAGTTGAGCTACAATGATCTATGGTCTCCACTGAAGAATTGTTTTGCTTATTGTGCTTTGTTTCCGAAAGACTATGAGTTTAATAAGGAAATGTTGAAACAGCTTTGGATGGCAGAGGGGTTCATTGTTGCTGATTATGAAGGAAACCAGAGTCTAGAAGACGTTGCTGAggattattttcaaattctgCTGCAAAGGTGCTTCTTCCAGGACATAAAAACCGAAGAATTGGGGGCTATTATTGGTTGCAAAATGCATGATCTCATGCATGATCTTGCTCGAAGTGTGGCTGGAGCAAAGTGCAAGGTTGCAAGTCTAGAAGAAACAAGATTTGATGTCAAAATCATCCACTTGTCATATGCATGCCGACTGACTTCGTCTTGGAAAATTCAAGACTCCATGCGAAATATGCAGCTGTTGCGCACTTTTCTTATGCCAGAGCATAAGTTTGATGGCTCTCTCTTCGGCGAACTTATGTGTAAACAGTTAATATCGAGTTTTAGTTGTTTACGAGTGTTAGATCTCCACAGCCTATGGCTCAAAACTTTGCCAGATTCTGTAGGTAATCTAATTCACTTGAGATACCTCAATCTCTCAAAGACACCAATCCAAGAGCTCCCTAATTCAATCACCAAGCTTCTAAATCTGCAAACATTAAATTTATACCGCTGTCGGAATCTTGGAGCATTGCCTACAGGTATCAGAAAACTGGTAAATCTGAGGAGCCTTGATGTTGGTGACTGGGACATCAATCTCTTACAAATGCCTTCGGGAATAGGAAAATTGACTTTGCTCCAAAAGCTACCTCTTTTCAGAACTGACTATGAGGTTAGTAACCGAGCCAAACTAAGTGAACTAAAGCAACTCAATAACCTGAGAGGAGAGTTACACATTATAATATGTGGAAATATGGGAAATCCAAGCTTTGAAGCAAACGAGGCAAATTTGATCAGCAAGCAAGGTCTAGATAAACTGGAAATTAGTTTTACCTTTAGTGAAGATGATGAGGTTCTGATGGAAGGCCTCAAACCACATTCCAACTTAAGAAAGTGGGTGATAAGGTTTTATCGTGGTAAAAATTTTCCAAGTTGGGCAACCATGGATAATTTGAGCATTAGTCTTCCAAATCTGGTATGTATTTATCTTGAACATGGTGAATCCTCAGAAGTTCCCGTCTTAAGTCAATTATGTTTCTTGAAGTATCTTTATGTTAACCATTACAGCAATGTTGAATACATGGAGAATAACGATATGATTAACCAATTCTCCTCGTCACCATCAATGCCAACATACACAGAAACCATTTTCTTCCCATCTCTTCAGGAACTTCATTTGTCATGGATGGATTCTCTAAAGGGATGGTGGAAAGAAGACGTAGAAGCCGTGGTTAGAAATGATGATGCAAAAGAAGCTTCGTATCTTCAACAGGGGAATGAAATGTCAATGCTCTCATTttctaaattatcaaaattgagtATATATCGTTGTCCGAAGTTGAAAACACTTCCACTTTGTCCTAATGTGGAGGAATTAAATGTAAGTGATATTGATGAGAGTCTCTTAGAAATAATATTGAAGATAGCAACAACAAGATCAAACTCATCGTCTCAAACTACATCAAGGCTTAAAAAATTAACGCTCTCAAATGCAGAAAAACTTATGTCCCTGCCTATGCATTGTCTCCATCAGCTTTCTTCTCTTACCATTGAACATGATCCTCATCTGAAGAGCACAGACACATTAGTCGAAGTCTTTGCACGACTATCTTCATCCCTCCGATATTTGAAATTCCGTTTTTGTACTAAATTGAGAAGCATCTCGAAGGGCCTGGGACATCTTACTGCCTTAGAAACGTTGAACTTAGAGTCTTGTTTTGAACTTGACCTTTCACCAAACCAacaagaagcaaatgaagaagatgaagatgacaTGCCATGGAAAGCCTTCAAAACTAATCTACGTTCCTTGAAGTTATTTCGTCTTCCTAAATTAGTGGACTTTCCAAGTGGTTTTCGGCATTTGACAAACCTTCGTTCTTTAGAAATAACATACAATGTTAATTTGAGGGAACTACCAGAATGGATAAGCTGTGTATCTTCGCTGATAAATATGAAGTTGTATGGATGTCCTGAATTAACTTGTTTGCCAGATGGATTCCGCAACCTCACAAACCTAAACAGACTAATGATTGGCAAATGCAGTCCAATTTTAACGGAAAGATGTAAAGGTCCAAATGGTAGCGACTGGCTCAAGATTCAACATATCCCTTTTCTTATTATTGATAATCAAGATGGGGTTAGTTCAAGTGAAATATATTCATTGGAAGATTAA
- the LOC130800724 gene encoding putative disease resistance protein RGA3 isoform X2, translating into MVDSILYGLSEEALKKLGGSALNEIASAWGFKAELDKLHDTITTVKNVLLDAEKRQADELDVRGWIERLTLVVYAADDLFDELNTIASRRQLMGENSISRKVRAFFSHSNHIALALKVSRKIRKIREKLDAIDKDGKQLKLVQSLPLGRKSMKKREQSYSFVDAQQVIGRDADKNAILDLLLASSSNIDPQNEVLPVPVISIVGIGGQGKTTLAQLVYNDPKVEKSFNLRLWVCISEVLDFKGVLEKILRSATKAETPKLDIEQLQAMLREAISGKKYFLVMDDVWDDKREKWLKLRDLLKMGGEGSKILVTTRSKEVARIMDSLAIYELQGLTNEKSWELFVNMAFEPGQAQQKPRLVKLGKEIVKRCANVPLAIRTLGSLLYGKEEKKWSSLMNTSLAKLSDGNQEVNDILSILKLSYNDLWSPLKNCFAYCALFPKDYEFNKEMLKQLWMAEGFIVADYEGNQSLEDVAEDYFQILLQRCFFQDIKTEELGAIIGCKMHDLMHDLARSVAGAKCKVASLEETRFDVKIIHLSYACRLTSSWKIQDSMRNMQLLRTFLMPEHKFDGSLFGELMCKQLISSFSCLRVLDLHSLWLKTLPDSVGNLIHLRYLNLSKTPIQELPNSITKLLNLQTLNLYRCRNLGALPTGIRKLVNLRSLDVGDWDINLLQMPSGIGKLTLLQKLPLFRTDYEVSNRAKLSELKQLNNLRGELHIIICGNMGNPSFEANEANLISKQGLDKLEISFTFSEDDEVLMEGLKPHSNLRKWVIRFYRGKNFPSWATMDNLSISLPNLQC; encoded by the exons ATGGTTGATTCTATACTTTATGGGTTATCTGAAGAAGCTTTGAAGAAACTGGGAGGTAGCGCACTGAATGAGATTGCCTCCGCTTGGGGCTTCAAAGCTGAGCTTGATAAGCTCCACGACACCATCACAACAGTGAAAAATGTGTTGTTGGATGCTGAGAAAAGGCAAGCTGATGAACTTGATGTTCGTGGTTGGATTGAAAGGCTTACCTTAGTTGTCTATGCTGCTGACGACTTGTTCGATGAGCTCAACACTATTGCATCTCGCAGACAACTCATGGGTGAAAACTCAATATCCAGGAAGGTACGGGCTTTCTTCTCCCATTCCAATCATATTGCTTTGGCCTTAAAAGTTTCCAGAAAAATTAGGAAGATTAGGGAAAAATTGGATGCCATAGACAAAGATGGTAAACAATTGAAACTTGTGCAATCTCTTCCTTTGGGTAGGAAATCAATGAAGAAGAGAGAACAAAgttattcatttgttgatgCCCAACAAGTTATTGGTAGAGATGCTGATAAGAATGCCATCTTAGATTTACTCTTAGCCTCTAGTTCCAATATAGACCCTCAAAATGAAGTGCTCCCTGTCCCTGTTATCTCAATTGTTGGAATTGGAGGCCAAGGCAAGACCACTTTAGCTCAACTTGTTTACAATGACCCTAAGGTTGAGAAATCTTTTAATTTGAGGTTATGGGTGTGTATTTCGGAAGTCCTTGATTTTAAGGGAGTTTTGGAAAAGATCCTCAGATCCGCAACCAAAGCTGAAACTCCAAAATTAGATATAGAGCAGTTACAAGCTATGTTGCGAGAGGCGATTAGTGGTAAGAAATACTTTCTTGTTATGGACGACGTTTGGGATGACAAGCGTGAGAAATGGCTCAAGTTGAGGGATTTATTGAAGATGGGTGGAGAAGGGAGTAAGATATTGGTGACTACTCGATCCAAGGAGGTGGCTAGAATAATGGACTCTCTTGCTATATACGAGTTACAGGGCCTAACAAATGAGAAATCCTGGGAGTTATTTGTTAACATGGCATTTGAACCTGGACAAGCTCAACAGAAGCCACGTCTTGTCAAGCTAGGGAAGGAAATTGTAAAGAGGTGTGCAAATGTTCCTTTAGCTATAAGAACTTTGGGGAGTCTTCTTTATGGCAAGGAGGAAAAGAAGTGGTCATCATTGATGAACACGAGTCTTGCGAAATTATCTGATGGGAACCAAGAAGTCAATGATATTTTAAGCATACTCAAGTTGAGCTACAATGATCTATGGTCTCCACTGAAGAATTGTTTTGCTTATTGTGCTTTGTTTCCGAAAGACTATGAGTTTAATAAGGAAATGTTGAAACAGCTTTGGATGGCAGAGGGGTTCATTGTTGCTGATTATGAAGGAAACCAGAGTCTAGAAGACGTTGCTGAggattattttcaaattctgCTGCAAAGGTGCTTCTTCCAGGACATAAAAACCGAAGAATTGGGGGCTATTATTGGTTGCAAAATGCATGATCTCATGCATGATCTTGCTCGAAGTGTGGCTGGAGCAAAGTGCAAGGTTGCAAGTCTAGAAGAAACAAGATTTGATGTCAAAATCATCCACTTGTCATATGCATGCCGACTGACTTCGTCTTGGAAAATTCAAGACTCCATGCGAAATATGCAGCTGTTGCGCACTTTTCTTATGCCAGAGCATAAGTTTGATGGCTCTCTCTTCGGCGAACTTATGTGTAAACAGTTAATATCGAGTTTTAGTTGTTTACGAGTGTTAGATCTCCACAGCCTATGGCTCAAAACTTTGCCAGATTCTGTAGGTAATCTAATTCACTTGAGATACCTCAATCTCTCAAAGACACCAATCCAAGAGCTCCCTAATTCAATCACCAAGCTTCTAAATCTGCAAACATTAAATTTATACCGCTGTCGGAATCTTGGAGCATTGCCTACAGGTATCAGAAAACTGGTAAATCTGAGGAGCCTTGATGTTGGTGACTGGGACATCAATCTCTTACAAATGCCTTCGGGAATAGGAAAATTGACTTTGCTCCAAAAGCTACCTCTTTTCAGAACTGACTATGAGGTTAGTAACCGAGCCAAACTAAGTGAACTAAAGCAACTCAATAACCTGAGAGGAGAGTTACACATTATAATATGTGGAAATATGGGAAATCCAAGCTTTGAAGCAAACGAGGCAAATTTGATCAGCAAGCAAGGTCTAGATAAACTGGAAATTAGTTTTACCTTTAGTGAAGATGATGAGGTTCTGATGGAAGGCCTCAAACCACATTCCAACTTAAGAAAGTGGGTGATAAGGTTTTATCGTGGTAAAAATTTTCCAAGTTGGGCAACCATGGATAATTTGAGCATTAGTCTTCCAAATCTG CAATGTTGA